A stretch of the Pseudomonas sp. ACM7 genome encodes the following:
- a CDS encoding PDR/VanB family oxidoreductase codes for MPSLSLRIERIDLLTPHIRRLILVADAGHTLPGFTPGAHIEVLIPGSKPMWRAYSLVSLPEHPHYEIAVQLEDQSSGGSRWMHEVQVGQQLMVRAPNNHFPLVANASDYLLIAGGIGITPMLGMARSLAASQQPFTLHYAGRDADRMAYLEEVQALGTARCWISGGDPARRLPLNSLLDSPISGRQLYVCGPKSLISNVLQTARALGWDDSQLHSELFIGSLGTETEAGFEVELRSSGITLQVAAGKSVLDAMIEADLDPMFDCRRGDCGVCVAQVLEGAADHRDICLSERERADGSFCTCVSRASSARLVLDL; via the coding sequence GTATCGAAAGGATCGACCTGCTCACGCCTCACATTCGTCGCCTGATCCTGGTCGCTGACGCCGGCCACACCCTGCCCGGTTTCACCCCGGGTGCTCATATCGAAGTGCTGATACCAGGCAGTAAACCCATGTGGCGTGCTTACTCGCTGGTCAGCCTGCCTGAGCACCCTCACTACGAGATCGCGGTGCAGCTGGAGGACCAGAGCAGCGGTGGTTCGCGCTGGATGCACGAGGTGCAAGTCGGTCAGCAACTGATGGTACGTGCGCCCAACAACCATTTTCCATTGGTGGCAAATGCCAGTGACTACCTGCTGATCGCGGGAGGGATAGGCATCACCCCAATGCTTGGCATGGCCCGCTCGCTCGCGGCCAGTCAGCAGCCATTCACTTTGCACTATGCCGGTCGCGACGCAGACCGCATGGCGTATCTGGAAGAGGTCCAGGCGCTCGGCACCGCCCGATGCTGGATCAGCGGCGGCGACCCGGCGCGGCGCCTGCCCCTGAACAGCCTGCTGGACTCGCCCATCAGCGGACGTCAGCTTTATGTGTGCGGCCCCAAGTCATTGATCAGCAACGTGCTGCAAACGGCTCGCGCACTGGGCTGGGACGACAGCCAACTGCACAGCGAATTGTTCATCGGCAGCCTCGGCACCGAGACCGAAGCCGGTTTTGAGGTGGAGCTGCGCAGCAGTGGAATAACGCTTCAGGTGGCCGCGGGCAAAAGCGTGCTGGACGCAATGATAGAAGCCGATCTGGACCCGATGTTCGATTGCCGTCGGGGTGACTGTGGGGTGTGCGTGGCCCAAGTGCTCGAAGGCGCCGCTGACCACCGCGATATTTGTCTGTCGGAGCGCGAACGGGCTGACGGCAGCTTCTGCACCTGTGTATCCCGCGCCTCCAGCGCTCGCCTGGTGCTCGATTTGTAA